CTGCCAGGAGAGCGCCGCGACGATCACGAAGAGGCTCTTGGCGCCGTGCAGCAGCGGGCTGAGCGGGTGCAGCCGCTGCCGGGCGGCCTGCTCGGGGGTCTCGGTGGCGGTCACAGGCCCTCGGCCCGGTCCTCGCCGAGGGCGGTCAACCGGTCGCGCAGCCGGGCCGCCTCCTCCGGCGGCAGGCCGGGCACCTGGGCGTCGCTGGCCGCCGCCGCGGTGTGCAACTGCACGGTGGCCAGCCCGAACGCGCGCTCCAGCGGGCCGGCGGTGACGTCCACGAACTGCATCCGCGCGTACGGAACGATGGACAACCGGCGGACCAGCAGGCCGTGCCGGACCATCAGGTCGTTGTCGCGCTCCGCGTATCCCCAGGCGCGCACCGCGCGGACGGCGACCGTGGCGCGCCAGACGCCGAGGGCGAGCACCGCGGCGATGCCGGCGAGCCAGCCCCAGTGGTGGACGAACAGCCACCCGACGGCCAGGCCGGCCACCAGGATCACCTGCCAGATGGCGAGGCCGATCAGCTCAACAGTGATCAACTTGCCGGAGACCGGGCGCCACTGGACCGTGTCGGGCCAGGGTTGCAGGGCATCGACCGAGGGCGTGCTCACGTTTAGAGACTAGGAGACGGATGCATCGTCTGCCGAGACGAAAGGGGTGACTTCCCGGAGGAAGGAGCGGGCCTCCAGGAACGTGCCCAGGGAAACCCGATGATCGTCGCAGGCCAGCCAGGTCTTGCGGTATTCCGGGGCGTGAAGTTTGGGATTGTTCCAC
Above is a genomic segment from Actinoplanes ianthinogenes containing:
- a CDS encoding PH domain-containing protein encodes the protein MSTPSVDALQPWPDTVQWRPVSGKLITVELIGLAIWQVILVAGLAVGWLFVHHWGWLAGIAAVLALGVWRATVAVRAVRAWGYAERDNDLMVRHGLLVRRLSIVPYARMQFVDVTAGPLERAFGLATVQLHTAAAASDAQVPGLPPEEAARLRDRLTALGEDRAEGL